A genome region from Ahaetulla prasina isolate Xishuangbanna chromosome 8, ASM2864084v1, whole genome shotgun sequence includes the following:
- the DOK1 gene encoding docking protein 1, whose product MDPPAKSGPLLVQQPPGLLLGAKRWKKSWFVLYPASPHGVARLEFFECKEGAAPADRISTKRPDKKIVRLADCVSVAPALDCSPKEGLAAFYLETSSRTYIFATEPQEAADWVAKLCEAAFLTNPGKMTPSATEIVGERDLEMATNSIYYSREEVNEFWVTVQKTEAAERCKLQGRYVLKASWNKLVLREAPSSLPLYTWPYRLLRRYGRDKVMFSFEAGRRCESGPGNFTFETKQGNEIFHVVEAAIQAQKAQVEEHRQSSSSLEMETPGVFSLQNAMTNSLSLDGEGAAAAASERRAPRSTLAARASVAGEGKETAVPKGQNPWPSSLLRPSLSGMASSLEDTNNVYSEPLDAVKGSRLQPDSLYADPVDSQHQEEGPGWGSGLAEEQPRSGTCEGHGVPSGKQHIYDEPEGRAPWPTPTSAAIYDEARLPCEAWRTQGLESQAGYELPCLPGTGDYAVPAFHQKAGLKPPRPSPAPKPPRVHKKSTQLEASKPRAAPTLGPEGVRNSNNSNNGSDPLYSRVLKLPSAPGPLGPEQSVDESRPPAVYEDLGEI is encoded by the exons ATGGACCCACCAGCGAAGTCGGGGCCGCTCCTGGTCCAGCAGCCGCCGGGGTTGCTCCTGGGGGCCAAG CGGTGGAAGAAAAGCTGGTTTGTGCTGTACCCAGCAAGTCCTCATGGAGTTGCCCGTCTGGAGTTTTTTGAGTGCAAGGAGGGGGCTGCTCCAGCTGACCGGATCAGTACCAAGAGGCCGGACAAGAAGATTGTGCGGCTGGCAGATTGTGTGAGTGTGGCTCCTGCCCTGGACTGCAGCCCCAAGGAGGGGTTGGCTGCCTTCTACCTGGAGACCAGCAGCCGCACCTACATCTTTGCTACCGAACCACAGGAGGCGGCTGACTGGGTGGCAAAGCTCTGCGAGGCAGCCTTTCTG ACTAACCCTGGGAAAATGACCCCGTCTGCTACGGAGATCGTCGGAGAACGGGACCTGGAAATGGCCACAAACTCCATTTACTACTCAAGAGAAGAAG TGAATGAGTTCTGGGTCACCGTGCAGAAGACTGAAGCTGCTGAGCGCTGCAAGCTGCAAGGGAGGTATGTGCTGAAGGCCTCTTGGAACAAGCTCGTCCTCAGAGAGGCCCCCTCCAGCCTGCCCCTCTACACATGGCCCTATCGCCTCCTTCGCAGATATGGCAGGGACAAG GTGATGTTCTCCTTTGAAGCTGGCCGGCGCTGTGAATCTGGTCCTGGCAACTTCACCTTTGAGACCAAGCAGGGCAACGAGATCTTCCACGTGGTGGAGGCTGCAATCCAAGCTCAGAAGGCCCAGGTAGAAGAGCATCGGCAAAGCAGCAGCTCCCTTGAGATGGAGACCCCCGGCGTTTTCTCCCTCCAGAATGCCATGACCAACTCCCTCAGCCTGGATGGCgagggtgctgctgctgctgcttcggaGAGACGGGCGCCCAGGAGCACCCTGGCAGCCAGGGCCAGCGTCgctggggaggggaaggaaaccgCCGTGCCCAAAGGGCAAAATCCATGGCCGAGCTCCTTGCTGCGGCCCTCCCTCTCTGGGATGGCTAGCTCTTTGGAGGACACCAACAACGTCTATTCTGAGCCTCTGGATGCAGTGAAGGGCTCGCGGCTCCAGCCAGACTCCCTCTATGCTGACCCCGTTGACAGCCAGCATCAGGAAGAAGGGCCAGGCTGGGGCTCCGGCCTGGCAGAGGAGCAGCCCAGGTCAGGGACTTGCGAGGGCCATGGGGTCCCGAGCGGCAAGCAGCACATCTATGATGAGCCTGAGGGAAGAGCCCCGTGGCCCACCCCCACTTCGGCCGCCATCTATGACGAGGCACGGCTCCCCTGCGAGGCCTGGCGGACTCAGGGCTTGGAAAGCCAAGCTGGCTATGAATTGCCGTGCCTTCCTGGAACTGGTGATTATGCCGTCCCTGCCTTCCACCAAAAGGCTGGGCTGAAACCCCCCAGGCCCAGCCCTGCCCCCAAGCCTCCCCGGGTGCACAAGAAATCCACTCAGCTTGAGGCCAGCAAGCCCAGAGCAGCACCCACCCTGGGCCCGGAGGGGGTCCgtaacagcaacaacagcaacaatggcAGCGACCCACTCTATAGCCGTGTGCTCAAGCTGCCCTCAGCCCCTGGCCCTTTGGGACCTGAGCAGTCGGTGGATGAGAGCCGGCCACCTGCTGTGTACGAAGATCTGGGGGAGATATGA
- the M1AP gene encoding meiosis 1 arrest protein, with amino-acid sequence MSPRRQRPSVEKCPATTTARSRQSPRILVVDIHPPHWDNTCHKLCEALENVFCLACSLTGSPRIPSFSLYVVQNQQECLLPFVALKGGFARLQSCFAELAALPKEGVFQPKEEAVVQAVLDGLQQFKQYTGQGMAGASLSSSSVEITILTSQPSRKIANQLDAGLQGVDLVNLHQLQVVEVSQWAIQEVSGAQWGGEVSSSSGESTTILNTEVDLHTVENDVVALEDFFKAWLHDHAPDQEHLHLLLPARTTSHSEAPSSDSAWLKCDVQERFLSPAQLAAACEGGTAGMDNAASPFWMAPGLAPRRLRVLRALKADGICASMLFGLPLVVRPTSCWQLSWDELETNQQSFQAFCHCLQKRKWLLLAKYETWGGPDLSGGLSAGTFQVLLPSDSCTLLLRPVVARELLLPCSFPLLPADLPEEALAKMEGVLDGLELEASYDPLQTTCHLYQALKRCLGRLPASRVQRWAPRQWPRQQGSRGHPSRARATVAPLQVALPPAGSGSLPLSPSHGKTIPESKM; translated from the exons ATGAGTCCCAGAAGGCAAAGACCCAGTGTTGAGAAATGtcctgccaccaccactgctCGTTCCAGGCAATCTCCACGAATCCTGGTGGTAGACATCCATCCTCCTCATTGGGACAACACCTGCCACAAACTCTGTGAAGCCTTGGAAAATGTCTTCTGCTTAGCCTGCAGTTTGACAGGCTCACCCCGCATCCCTTCATTCAGCCTCTACGTAGTCCAGAACCAGCAGGAATGCCTGCTGCCCTTCGTG GCTCTTAAAGGAGGCTTTGCTCGACTCCAGAGCTGCTTTGCAGAGCTTGCTGCCTTGCCAAAAGAAGGGGTGTTCCAGCCCAAAGAAGAGGCTGTGGTTCAAGCGGTGCTGGATGGATTGCAGCAGTTCAAACAGTACACGGGTCAAGGCATGGCCGGAGCCTCTCTAAGCAGCTCTTCTGTGGAG ATTACAATCCTGACAAGCCAGCCCAGCAGAAAAATAGCCAACCAACTGGATGCTGGATTGCAGGGTGTTGACCTGGTTAACCTCCACCAACTACAGGTGGTCGAGGTTTCTCAGTGGGCAATCCAGGAAGTCTCTGGGGCACAGTGGGGCGGAGAAGTATCCAGTAGCAGTGGGG AGAGCACCACAATCTTAAACACAGAGGTTGATCTACACACTGTGGAGAACGATGTGGTGGCCTTAGAGGACTTTTTCAAAGCCTGGCTGCATGACCATGCTCCGGATCAAGAGCATCTTCATCTCCTCCTGCCTGCCAGGACCACCAGCCACTCTGAGGCACCAAGCAGCGATTCAG CATGGCTGAAATGTGATGTCCAGGAAAGATTTCTCAGCCCTGCCCAGCTTGCTGCCGCTTGTGAGGGTGGAACAGCAGGAATGGACAATGCTGCCAGTCCATTCTGGATGGCACCTGGCCTGGCCCCACGCAGACTGAGAGTCCTCAG GGCGCTGAAAGCTGATGGAATCTGTGCATCCATGCTTTTTGGTCTCCCTCTAGTTGTAAGGCCCACAAGCTGTTGGCAACTGAGCTGGGATGAACTGGAGACCAACCAGCAGAGTTTCCAAGCCTTCTGCCACTGCCTGCAA AAACGGAAATGGCTGCTGCTTGCAAAATACGAGACCTGGGGTGGGCCAGATCTCAGCGGAGGCCTCTCAGCTGGCACCTTCCAGGTCCTGCTGCCTTCAGACTCCTGTACCCTACTGCTGCGCCCGGTAGTGGCCCGAGAGCTGCTTCTGCCTTGCAgctttcctctcctccctgctGACCTGCCAGAAGAAGCACTCGCTAAAATGGAG GGTGTCCTCGATGGCCTGGAGCTTGAGGCAAGCTATGATCCCCTGCAGACAACCTGTCATTTGTACCAGGCCTTGAAGAGGTGCCTGGGCCGCCTGCCTGCCTCCCGGGTTCAGCGCTGGGCACCAAGGCAGTGGCCCCGCCAG CAGGGGAGTCGTGGGCATCCCAGCAGGGCCAGGGCCACAGTGGCCCCGCTGCAGGTGGCTCTCCCGCCTGCTGGCTCCGGTAGCCTCCCCCTTTCTCCGAGCCATGGAAAGACGATCCCAGAGTCCAAGATGTAG